A single genomic interval of Vibrio gallicus harbors:
- the phoU gene encoding phosphate signaling complex protein PhoU yields MHSGRHISGQYNVELEAIRSHVLAMGGLVEQQLGYALRALVKQDFELAKKVIAEDHNVNAMEVAIDEACTRIIARRQPTAGDLRLVMSIIKTIADLERIGDVASRLARTSLDHKSADPRYQTSLEPLCRLAISMLHQVLDAFARMDLESAALVYEMDERVDQEYSSVIKQLTQLMIDETDSIPTILEVMWSARAIERVGDRCQNICEYIIYAVKGKDVRHSNDEEISKYRAS; encoded by the coding sequence ATGCACTCAGGTCGTCATATATCAGGACAATACAATGTTGAGTTGGAAGCTATTCGAAGCCATGTACTTGCTATGGGTGGGTTGGTAGAGCAGCAACTGGGCTATGCATTACGCGCGCTGGTCAAGCAAGACTTTGAGTTAGCCAAAAAGGTCATTGCCGAAGACCATAATGTGAATGCGATGGAGGTAGCAATCGATGAAGCCTGCACGCGCATTATTGCAAGGCGCCAGCCAACAGCGGGAGACCTGCGATTGGTGATGTCGATCATCAAAACCATTGCAGATTTAGAGCGAATTGGTGATGTTGCCTCTCGTTTGGCTCGAACTTCTTTAGACCATAAGAGTGCTGACCCTAGGTATCAGACGTCATTAGAACCCTTATGCCGCTTGGCAATTAGTATGCTTCATCAAGTACTTGATGCATTTGCTAGAATGGACCTAGAGTCTGCAGCGTTAGTTTATGAAATGGATGAGCGTGTTGATCAAGAGTACTCTTCGGTTATCAAGCAATTGACGCAATTGATGATCGACGAAACGGATTCTATTCCTACCATTCTAGAGGTGATGTGGTCTGCGCGAGCTATCGAAAGAGTCGGCGATAGGTGCCAAAATATCTGTGAATACATCATCTATGCAGTAAAAGGAAAAGATGTACGCCACTCTAATGATGAAGAAATTTCCAAATATCGGGCTAGCTAA
- the pstA gene encoding phosphate ABC transporter permease PstA, translating to MIDWIKSGKPWIWLSSLAVTVSMLLVLGILLFIGWNGINYFWPQPVYEWQNANGQRVIGEIYQRQQIPLRQLSKQQQAEIPKDLVLDIQSQAVPSLERLVIRIGNRDFYGNDFISTFAYKWSKEQLEQDIIVLNRTKSGPFIGRVQSLVTEQGQFTDDLAKRVHEALDETDRIRDKIAYLVENQVEPLSWQLQRNREQIAELLKHESSLEQIAKLNQHRAQLNKYRNEVEAKVDKLQQQMSKSSVWVQDMYGQSHQIKFTRILDAWYPNAMSHIDKLQHWCKSVWAFLVQDPRESNSEGGVYPAIFGTVLLVLLMSIAVMPLGVLAGVYLHEYAKNNWLTRVIRISVNNLAGVPSIVYGVFGLGFFVYGMGGTIDELFYSDALPAPTFGTPGLLWASLTLAMLTLPVVVVTIEDGLSRIPRSVRHGSFALGATKSETLLRIVLPMAMPAILTAMILAVARAAGEVAPLMLVGVVKLAPSLPVDGQFPYVHLDRKFMHLGFHIYDAGFQTSNLEAAKSLVYATSMLLVTVIIGLNLIAIRIRNSLRDSFRNLGFDEHVF from the coding sequence GTGATTGATTGGATTAAATCTGGAAAACCCTGGATATGGCTGTCCTCCCTTGCAGTTACCGTGAGCATGCTATTGGTTTTAGGCATCCTGCTTTTTATTGGCTGGAACGGTATAAACTATTTTTGGCCACAACCGGTATATGAGTGGCAAAACGCGAATGGGCAACGTGTAATAGGAGAGATTTATCAGCGACAACAAATACCTTTGCGACAGCTGTCCAAGCAACAGCAAGCTGAGATCCCAAAAGACCTTGTGCTGGATATACAAAGCCAAGCCGTGCCTAGCCTTGAGCGCCTTGTTATTCGGATTGGAAATAGAGATTTTTATGGTAATGATTTTATTTCCACTTTCGCATATAAGTGGTCAAAGGAGCAGCTAGAGCAAGATATTATTGTTCTTAATCGAACTAAGTCTGGCCCGTTTATTGGACGAGTACAATCTCTGGTGACAGAGCAAGGGCAATTTACTGATGACCTTGCCAAAAGAGTACATGAAGCCCTTGATGAGACGGATAGAATTCGCGATAAAATCGCCTATTTAGTCGAAAACCAAGTAGAGCCACTGTCATGGCAATTGCAACGTAATCGTGAACAGATTGCTGAACTGTTAAAGCATGAAAGTAGCCTAGAGCAAATCGCTAAATTAAATCAGCATAGAGCGCAATTAAATAAATATAGAAACGAAGTTGAAGCAAAGGTTGATAAGTTACAGCAACAGATGAGTAAATCTTCTGTTTGGGTTCAAGACATGTATGGTCAATCTCATCAGATTAAATTTACGCGAATACTGGATGCGTGGTATCCCAATGCAATGAGCCATATAGATAAGCTACAGCACTGGTGTAAATCAGTATGGGCGTTTTTGGTACAAGACCCAAGAGAGTCTAACTCTGAAGGGGGAGTATACCCTGCTATTTTTGGCACGGTGTTATTGGTGCTGCTGATGTCTATTGCTGTTATGCCTCTTGGTGTTCTTGCAGGGGTATATCTACACGAATACGCCAAAAATAATTGGTTGACCCGCGTGATCAGAATTTCGGTCAACAACCTTGCTGGTGTACCTTCTATTGTATACGGCGTATTTGGATTGGGCTTCTTTGTGTATGGCATGGGCGGGACGATAGATGAGCTATTTTACTCTGATGCGCTACCAGCCCCGACTTTTGGCACGCCTGGTTTGTTGTGGGCATCATTAACGCTCGCAATGTTGACCTTGCCTGTGGTTGTGGTGACGATTGAAGATGGATTATCAAGAATCCCCAGATCTGTTAGGCACGGCTCGTTTGCTCTAGGAGCAACCAAATCAGAAACATTACTGCGCATTGTATTGCCAATGGCGATGCCAGCAATACTAACCGCTATGATATTGGCAGTTGCTAGGGCGGCGGGAGAGGTTGCGCCATTGATGCTAGTTGGGGTAGTGAAACTGGCTCCAAGTTTACCTGTTGATGGGCAATTCCCGTATGTCCACCTTGACCGTAAATTCATGCATTTAGGGTTTCACATCTATGACGCTGGCTTTCAAACCTCAAATCTAGAAGCTGCTAAGTCTTTGGTGTATGCAACCTCGATGCTGTTAGTCACTGTGATCATTGGCTTAAACCTGATCGCCATAAGAATTCGTAACTCGTTAAGAGATAGCTTTCGTAACCTAGGATTTGATGAACATGTTTTCTGA
- the phoR gene encoding phosphate regulon sensor histidine kinase PhoR, whose translation MVEKLTWKKLALELAFFYTPWLILGWLFGHMSWMLLIATVLQLGWHLYNQMRFSRWLWNDKRLSPPSSSGNWAPLFDGMYRLQLRQRRKRKELTSLVRRFRNGAESLPDAVVVFRDEGNIVWCNRLAQQLLGFRWPEDSDLPITNLLRSPDFSKYLSKNDFSEPLEMRSPLNMERILELRIVPYTDGEQMLVVRNVSQLKQLEGMRRNFFANVSHELRTPMTVLQGYLEMTADPDMLVGPMWPKAHGVMTEQLNRMNSLVNQLLTLSKIEAAPMGAGDDVIDVPKMLHILEKEAIALSGTKQHQISLDIDESLMVLGEQDQLRSAISNLVYNAVKYTPPASHITLCWQEVASGAEFRVIDTGEGIESQHLHRLTERFYRVDKDRSRETGGSGLGLAIVKHTLSHYDTQLEVQSELGQGSQFSFVLPQHFVVRGEVA comes from the coding sequence ATGGTAGAAAAGTTGACGTGGAAGAAGCTAGCTCTTGAGCTGGCTTTTTTTTACACACCGTGGCTAATCTTAGGCTGGTTATTTGGTCATATGTCTTGGATGCTGTTGATTGCAACTGTTCTGCAGTTGGGATGGCATTTATATAATCAAATGCGCTTCTCTCGTTGGCTATGGAATGACAAACGCTTGTCTCCACCTTCTAGCTCTGGAAACTGGGCACCGCTCTTTGACGGTATGTATCGATTGCAACTGCGTCAGCGCCGTAAGCGCAAAGAGCTTACCAGTTTAGTTCGTCGTTTCCGCAATGGTGCGGAGTCTCTACCTGATGCTGTGGTTGTATTCCGAGATGAAGGTAATATTGTTTGGTGTAATCGTTTAGCTCAGCAACTATTAGGTTTTCGCTGGCCTGAGGACTCAGACCTTCCTATCACCAATCTGTTACGTTCACCAGACTTTAGTAAGTACCTCAGTAAAAATGACTTTTCTGAACCCTTGGAAATGCGCTCGCCATTAAATATGGAGCGTATTCTTGAGTTGCGGATTGTGCCTTACACGGATGGTGAACAAATGCTAGTTGTGCGAAATGTTTCGCAGCTAAAACAGCTAGAAGGAATGAGAAGAAACTTCTTTGCCAATGTATCGCATGAACTCCGAACCCCAATGACTGTTCTACAAGGCTACTTAGAGATGACAGCCGACCCTGATATGTTGGTTGGTCCAATGTGGCCTAAAGCTCATGGCGTTATGACTGAGCAGCTAAATAGAATGAATAGTTTAGTGAATCAATTACTTACTTTATCTAAAATTGAGGCCGCGCCAATGGGCGCTGGTGATGACGTTATTGACGTCCCTAAGATGTTACACATATTAGAGAAAGAGGCGATAGCGTTAAGTGGAACGAAGCAGCATCAGATTTCTTTAGATATTGATGAGTCTTTAATGGTATTAGGTGAACAAGATCAGCTGCGTAGTGCTATTTCAAACTTAGTCTATAACGCGGTGAAATACACGCCACCAGCAAGCCATATCACCCTGTGCTGGCAGGAAGTAGCATCTGGGGCTGAGTTTAGAGTAATTGATACTGGTGAAGGGATCGAGTCACAGCACCTACATCGCCTTACTGAACGTTTTTATCGCGTTGATAAGGATCGCTCACGTGAAACTGGAGGCAGCGGTCTAGGGCTTGCGATAGTAAAACATACCTTGAGTCACTATGATACTCAGCTCGAAGTGCAAAGTGAGTTGGGACAAGGAAGCCAGTTTTCTTTTGTACTACCTCAACATTTTGTAGTGAGAGGCGAAGTCGCTTGA
- a CDS encoding hydrogen peroxide-inducible genes activator, producing the protein MNKWPSLKQIHYLITLYETRHFGEAAQLCFVSQSTLSKGIQNLEEQFGCPLYEKKEKKSSLVFTHVGEMVVKQGRELLTKSQDLMELGHLACGGLMQGQLRLGAIPTIAPFLLSSLVREVNQSFPDLNLLLREDTTANLLTALQDGQLDVLVLALPVDIGGLASRFVGQDQFRMVISKEQAKQIKIPLHYEDLPDQSVFLLEKEHCLTEHAVSACKLTEKRKINPFTATSLHTLVQMVENGLGTTFIPQMAIDHGLLVNHDLEIVDPPGRRAYRDIGLVWRPSSSRTETFKILGDVVEKLLSSNG; encoded by the coding sequence ATGAACAAATGGCCTAGTTTGAAGCAGATACATTATTTAATCACCCTCTATGAAACTCGACATTTTGGAGAAGCGGCACAGCTTTGCTTTGTTAGCCAATCAACTTTAAGTAAAGGTATTCAGAATCTAGAGGAGCAGTTTGGTTGCCCACTTTATGAAAAAAAAGAGAAGAAAAGCAGCTTAGTGTTTACTCATGTTGGCGAAATGGTGGTTAAACAAGGCAGGGAACTGCTAACCAAAAGCCAAGATTTAATGGAACTAGGGCATTTAGCATGTGGTGGCTTGATGCAAGGGCAATTACGTTTAGGTGCTATTCCAACTATCGCTCCATTTTTATTGAGCAGCTTAGTGCGAGAGGTGAATCAATCGTTTCCAGACCTTAATCTATTACTTAGAGAAGACACCACAGCCAATCTATTAACCGCTTTGCAAGATGGACAATTAGATGTTTTGGTATTAGCGCTACCTGTAGATATAGGAGGGCTTGCCAGTCGCTTCGTAGGCCAAGACCAATTTCGAATGGTGATCAGTAAGGAACAAGCGAAACAAATTAAGATCCCTTTGCATTATGAAGACCTTCCTGACCAATCAGTATTTCTTTTGGAAAAAGAACACTGTTTAACAGAGCATGCTGTATCAGCTTGTAAATTGACTGAAAAAAGAAAGATAAATCCTTTCACTGCCACCAGCTTACACACCTTAGTGCAAATGGTGGAAAATGGATTAGGCACCACTTTTATTCCTCAGATGGCGATTGATCATGGCTTGTTGGTAAATCATGATCTGGAGATTGTTGATCCTCCCGGTCGGCGAGCTTATCGGGATATTGGCCTAGTTTGGCGTCCGAGTAGTTCGAGAACCGAAACCTTTAAAATACTAGGAGATGTGGTCGAAAAGTTATTGAGTAGCAATGGCTAA
- a CDS encoding copper homeostasis protein CutC: MPFELEVCIDNIESLSTAIAAGATRIELCSSLALGGLTPSFGFMQQAAKQSTVPIYAMIRPRQGDFLFSPQEFDLMLADINAAQEAGLSGIVIGALTASGEIDTKNCRNLIKAALGMGVTFHRAFDLCKEPTTALEEIINLGCERILTSGLAPTAEAGSEVLKQLNELAKGRISLMAGAGVNQSNVKGIIQQSGITEVHLSGKGFRNSLMTFNSSNAKMGADEVDDSQIPVTQHQAVANVKAVLDSLS; encoded by the coding sequence ATGCCCTTTGAGCTAGAAGTTTGTATCGATAATATCGAATCTCTATCCACGGCAATCGCAGCTGGTGCAACGCGAATAGAACTGTGCAGCTCCTTAGCTTTAGGGGGACTTACGCCATCATTTGGGTTCATGCAACAAGCTGCCAAACAAAGCACAGTACCCATTTATGCCATGATTCGACCGCGGCAAGGGGATTTTCTGTTTAGCCCGCAAGAGTTTGATTTGATGTTAGCTGATATCAACGCAGCTCAAGAGGCAGGGCTAAGTGGCATTGTTATCGGTGCATTAACCGCATCAGGAGAGATCGATACGAAAAATTGCCGCAACCTCATTAAAGCTGCCCTTGGTATGGGGGTGACGTTTCACCGTGCATTTGATCTATGTAAAGAGCCGACAACAGCACTTGAAGAAATTATCAATTTAGGCTGTGAACGCATATTAACATCAGGCTTAGCCCCAACAGCTGAGGCCGGTAGTGAGGTATTAAAGCAGCTCAATGAATTAGCAAAAGGGCGGATCTCTCTAATGGCAGGAGCTGGAGTTAATCAAAGCAACGTAAAAGGCATCATCCAACAGTCAGGGATAACTGAGGTTCATCTTTCAGGAAAAGGGTTTCGTAACAGCTTAATGACCTTTAATTCAAGTAATGCAAAAATGGGTGCCGATGAAGTCGATGACAGCCAGATCCCTGTTACACAACATCAAGCCGTTGCCAATGTAAAAGCAGTACTAGATTCGCTTAGCTAG
- the pstB gene encoding phosphate ABC transporter ATP-binding protein PstB, translating to MFSDLSSFNLLKPLDIENLPADKTAIEIDNLNLFYAQKQALFDISMKIPKGKVTAFIGPSGCGKSTIMRSINRMNDLVEGCDILGNIRLYGEDIYAPNVDVSALRRKVGMVFQKPIPFPKSVYENVIYGLRLQGIKNSRVLDDCCEQALRGAGLWQEVKNRLHESAFRLSAGQQQRLIIARAIAIEPEVLLLDEPTSTLDPISTLTIEELINELKARYTVVIVTHNMQQAARVSDYTAFVHMGRIVEYRDTDSMFTSPKMKQTEDYITGRIG from the coding sequence ATGTTTTCTGATCTATCGTCTTTTAATTTGTTGAAGCCACTAGATATTGAAAATCTTCCTGCGGACAAAACTGCAATTGAGATTGATAACCTTAATCTCTTTTACGCGCAGAAACAGGCTCTTTTTGATATCTCGATGAAGATCCCTAAGGGGAAGGTTACTGCTTTTATTGGCCCTTCTGGATGTGGTAAATCGACTATTATGCGCTCGATAAATCGGATGAATGATCTGGTTGAGGGGTGTGATATTTTAGGTAATATTCGACTGTACGGAGAAGATATTTATGCTCCGAATGTCGATGTGTCTGCGTTACGTCGTAAAGTGGGTATGGTGTTCCAAAAGCCAATCCCATTTCCAAAATCAGTATATGAGAATGTTATATATGGATTGCGCTTACAGGGTATTAAGAACAGTCGAGTACTCGATGACTGCTGTGAGCAGGCACTTCGCGGGGCTGGACTATGGCAAGAAGTGAAAAATAGGCTGCATGAAAGTGCATTTCGTCTTTCCGCTGGTCAACAGCAGCGTTTAATTATTGCGAGAGCAATAGCTATTGAACCGGAGGTTTTGCTTCTTGATGAACCCACCTCGACCTTAGACCCAATATCTACGCTGACCATAGAAGAGCTGATTAATGAGCTAAAGGCACGTTATACGGTGGTCATCGTTACTCATAACATGCAGCAAGCGGCAAGGGTAAGTGATTATACTGCTTTCGTTCATATGGGAAGGATTGTTGAATATCGAGATACCGATTCGATGTTTACATCACCCAAAATGAAACAAACAGAAGATTACATTACCGGCAGAATTGGATAG
- a CDS encoding peroxiredoxin C — translation MVLVGRQAPDFTAAAVLGNGEIVDNFNFAEFTKGKKAVVFFYPLDFTFVCPSELIAFDNRLQDFQDKGVEVIGVSIDSQFSHNAWRNTAIDDGGIGQVKYPLVADVKHEICKAYDVEHPEAGVAFRGSFLIDEDGLVRHQVINDLPLGRNIDEMLRMVDALNFHQKNGEVCPAQWEEGKAGMDASPKGVADFLSEHAADLSK, via the coding sequence ATGGTATTAGTAGGTCGTCAAGCACCAGACTTTACAGCAGCAGCAGTACTAGGTAACGGTGAAATCGTTGATAACTTCAACTTTGCTGAATTCACTAAAGGCAAAAAAGCTGTTGTTTTCTTCTACCCACTAGACTTCACATTTGTGTGCCCATCTGAGCTGATCGCTTTTGATAACCGTCTTCAAGATTTCCAAGACAAAGGCGTTGAAGTAATCGGTGTTTCTATCGATTCTCAGTTCTCTCACAACGCATGGCGTAACACTGCTATCGATGATGGCGGTATCGGTCAAGTTAAATACCCTCTAGTTGCTGACGTTAAGCATGAAATCTGTAAAGCATACGACGTTGAGCATCCAGAAGCTGGCGTTGCTTTCCGTGGCTCTTTCCTAATCGACGAAGATGGCCTAGTACGTCACCAAGTAATCAACGACCTTCCTCTAGGCCGTAACATCGACGAAATGCTACGTATGGTTGATGCACTTAACTTCCACCAGAAAAATGGTGAAGTTTGCCCAGCACAATGGGAAGAAGGTAAAGCAGGTATGGACGCATCTCCAAAAGGTGTTGCAGACTTCCTATCTGAGCACGCTGCAGACCTAAGCAAATAA
- a CDS encoding ABC transporter permease subunit, with amino-acid sequence MLQESNRVRLLKDKLITAVVKASGLGLLVGLLGIFMYFILETIPVFSSPSHHSIQLELPIDSAMIMDATIDSTGHNIVLITKSGKITYYSINKGQAELVNQAQLKHEPLFVSQSGMQSWVATMDSSGAIEVVMPEFIVSHSETGRNYTPNLRVDNTLPQLSFGDDHFATNNFVFAKQGDNSVFVRADSKQVEILSYWSDAKGAVHRQQHTLRNHFNNINQIQISKDGRFLAVLDDNAFHLFNREKVGAPFVPRIAHASLAVDDLSKTFKLLNGERSVITSDTTNKVELWFMVVNRGRQFIRGQNYQLASPLTHILAQHTVKGFWTIEADGEYTLFNATNSKPIMRFKSALLSPAISVLSENDEFILNIAGKQASITRVEAPHQQISLKALTQKIKYEGYPSADYVWQPAAATEDIEPKFSLTPLVFGTLKAATYAMLFSVPIAVFGAIYTAFFMSSPVRNVVKPTIELMEALPTLVIGFVAATWFAPFLEKNLLGFILSVITMPVVTLLLGRIWLWVPVGYSRRVPRGLHLLSLLPVLLIVIVGTFFIAPYLESLWFSDGLILYLADHGWDYQQRNSLIVGLAMGFAVIPTIFTIAEDAISSVPKHLSDGSLALGATEWQTLTRVVLLTASPGIISAVMLGMGRAVGETMIVLTVTGNTPLTEWNIFDGLRSLTATIATELPESKVGSSHYHLLFLSALILFLFTFVVNSVAESVRQRLRDKYRSL; translated from the coding sequence TTGTTACAAGAGAGCAATAGAGTACGTTTACTCAAAGATAAACTAATAACCGCCGTGGTCAAAGCTAGCGGCCTAGGGTTATTAGTTGGTTTATTGGGTATATTTATGTACTTTATTTTAGAGACTATTCCTGTTTTCAGTTCCCCTTCACACCATTCGATACAGCTTGAACTGCCAATTGATAGCGCCATGATTATGGATGCGACTATTGATAGCACAGGACATAATATTGTCCTTATTACGAAGTCTGGAAAAATCACTTACTACAGTATAAATAAAGGACAGGCGGAGTTAGTAAATCAAGCGCAGCTTAAACACGAACCGTTGTTTGTTAGTCAGTCAGGAATGCAGTCTTGGGTTGCGACAATGGATAGCTCTGGCGCCATTGAAGTGGTGATGCCTGAGTTTATTGTTTCACACTCGGAAACAGGCAGAAACTATACCCCGAACCTTAGGGTGGATAATACCTTACCTCAATTGAGCTTTGGTGATGATCATTTTGCCACCAATAATTTTGTCTTTGCTAAGCAGGGGGATAACTCTGTTTTTGTGAGGGCTGATTCTAAGCAGGTAGAAATACTAAGCTATTGGAGTGATGCTAAAGGAGCTGTGCATCGCCAACAGCATACTCTACGCAACCATTTTAATAACATTAACCAGATTCAAATCTCCAAAGATGGGCGTTTTCTGGCTGTACTCGATGATAATGCTTTCCATTTATTCAACCGAGAAAAAGTAGGTGCCCCCTTTGTGCCAAGGATTGCTCACGCTTCTTTAGCCGTCGATGATTTATCCAAGACATTTAAGCTACTAAATGGCGAGCGCAGTGTAATTACCTCGGATACCACTAATAAGGTTGAATTGTGGTTTATGGTGGTGAACAGAGGGCGACAATTTATTCGTGGACAAAACTATCAACTAGCATCACCACTGACTCATATACTGGCGCAACATACAGTAAAAGGGTTTTGGACTATTGAAGCTGATGGAGAATATACCCTATTTAATGCAACCAATAGTAAACCGATTATGCGGTTTAAATCTGCGCTGTTATCCCCAGCTATCAGTGTGCTATCGGAGAATGATGAGTTCATACTCAATATTGCTGGTAAACAGGCGTCGATAACTCGAGTTGAAGCCCCACATCAGCAAATATCATTAAAAGCTTTGACTCAAAAAATTAAATATGAAGGTTACCCTAGTGCTGATTATGTTTGGCAACCCGCAGCCGCAACAGAGGATATTGAGCCAAAGTTTAGTCTGACACCTTTGGTGTTTGGTACCTTGAAGGCGGCAACCTATGCCATGCTATTTTCAGTACCTATAGCGGTATTTGGTGCGATATATACCGCTTTCTTTATGTCTTCTCCAGTGCGAAATGTAGTTAAGCCTACTATTGAATTGATGGAGGCTTTGCCAACGCTTGTTATTGGCTTTGTCGCAGCCACATGGTTTGCTCCATTTTTAGAAAAGAATCTACTCGGCTTTATTTTAAGTGTTATCACAATGCCCGTTGTGACGCTGCTTTTAGGCAGAATATGGCTATGGGTTCCGGTTGGGTATAGTCGACGAGTTCCGCGTGGTCTGCACCTGTTATCACTTCTTCCTGTGTTATTAATTGTGATTGTGGGGACGTTTTTTATTGCTCCTTATCTTGAGAGTCTTTGGTTTAGCGATGGTTTAATCCTGTATCTTGCTGATCATGGCTGGGATTATCAGCAGCGCAACTCCTTGATCGTAGGGCTTGCAATGGGGTTTGCTGTGATCCCGACAATTTTCACCATTGCAGAGGATGCTATATCGTCGGTACCTAAGCACTTATCAGACGGTTCATTAGCGTTAGGTGCAACGGAGTGGCAGACCTTAACCCGAGTGGTATTGCTTACTGCCAGTCCCGGTATTATATCAGCCGTTATGCTCGGAATGGGCAGAGCCGTAGGTGAAACTATGATCGTTTTGACTGTAACCGGGAATACACCGCTTACTGAGTGGAATATATTCGATGGCTTGCGTTCATTGACTGCAACAATTGCCACTGAACTTCCAGAATCAAAAGTAGGGAGCTCTCATTACCACCTATTATTTTTGTCAGCTCTGATTTTGTTTCTTTTTACTTTTGTTGTTAACAGCGTTGCAGAAAGTGTTCGTCAACGCTTGCGCGATAAATATCGTTCGCTGTAG
- a CDS encoding DUF6482 family protein translates to MQKQQFDQWIHADIERHSVVPKVFVIGCADLSTYQIAVEFKHRLEPIRENGSPISYASLELVKEELTRLGLCSVYLRLHNAYDECGVSDGKLYHDIELSLNSY, encoded by the coding sequence ATGCAAAAACAGCAGTTTGATCAATGGATTCATGCTGATATAGAGAGACATTCAGTGGTACCTAAAGTATTTGTTATTGGGTGTGCGGATCTCTCGACATATCAGATCGCAGTTGAATTTAAACACCGGCTTGAGCCCATAAGGGAGAATGGATCTCCTATTAGTTATGCTTCTCTTGAGTTAGTTAAAGAGGAATTAACACGCTTGGGGCTGTGCAGCGTTTATTTACGCCTACACAATGCTTACGATGAATGCGGTGTTTCTGATGGTAAGCTTTATCACGATATTGAGCTGTCATTAAATAGCTATTAA
- a CDS encoding PstS family phosphate ABC transporter substrate-binding protein has protein sequence MKYWLSITLLLFSGMTTAGDELPSYQKIYGVSGNLSSIGSDSLAGIMSSWAEDFSVVYPSVNMQVHAAGSSSAIPALTQGTAQFGPMSRLMKPSEIAAFEKQYGYEPTALVVALDAVGVYVHQDNPIKGLNFRQLDSIFSATNFCGSEHRVTSWSELGVTQNWGRLKIQTFGRNSVSGTHEVFKSKVLCGGDFRNSVNEMLGASSVVQSVASSPSAIGYSGVASSVVGSRLVALDDFGDSYTLPTRKNIISGKYPLGRKLYVYVNKPPNRMLSRRQREFIKFIYSHEGQDAVVRSGYISISKELAQRELAKLGLKL, from the coding sequence ATGAAATACTGGTTATCTATCACTCTGTTGCTGTTTTCGGGTATGACAACAGCAGGAGATGAGTTACCCAGCTATCAGAAGATATATGGGGTGAGCGGTAACTTATCATCGATAGGATCAGATTCTCTTGCTGGAATCATGTCCTCATGGGCTGAGGATTTCTCTGTAGTCTATCCTAGTGTCAATATGCAGGTTCATGCCGCAGGTAGTTCGAGTGCCATTCCAGCCCTTACTCAGGGCACAGCTCAATTTGGGCCTATGAGTCGCTTGATGAAGCCAAGTGAAATTGCTGCGTTTGAGAAACAATACGGTTATGAGCCTACAGCTTTAGTTGTTGCATTAGATGCAGTAGGTGTTTACGTGCATCAGGATAACCCAATAAAGGGACTGAATTTTAGGCAGTTAGATTCTATTTTCTCTGCGACTAACTTTTGTGGTTCAGAACATAGAGTAACCTCGTGGAGTGAGTTAGGGGTTACTCAAAATTGGGGAAGATTAAAGATCCAGACCTTTGGGCGTAATTCAGTCTCTGGTACACATGAAGTATTTAAGAGTAAGGTGCTTTGTGGTGGTGATTTTCGTAACTCAGTAAATGAGATGTTAGGTGCAAGTTCGGTTGTTCAATCTGTAGCGTCGTCTCCATCTGCAATTGGATATTCTGGAGTGGCTTCATCGGTAGTGGGTTCTAGATTAGTAGCGTTAGATGATTTTGGAGATAGCTACACATTACCAACTCGCAAAAACATTATTAGCGGTAAATACCCTTTAGGCCGTAAGCTGTATGTTTATGTGAATAAACCGCCAAATCGTATGTTGTCGCGTAGACAAAGAGAGTTTATAAAGTTTATTTATTCACATGAAGGACAAGACGCTGTAGTTCGCAGTGGGTACATTTCAATATCAAAAGAGCTAGCACAACGAGAGTTAGCGAAATTGGGCTTAAAGTTGTAG